The Streptomyces sp. NBC_00440 genome contains a region encoding:
- a CDS encoding RICIN domain-containing protein translates to MGDVLRLGGPSMAKTTQGGLNQTPDQLRVLADRQYWQKTPLATAYTADREAAGKELDTLGARPGAWQKPLSGLESPAGFTDADFQWPPGSPGSGTDDFYSQTGLSPWIADRFWKNESDFYQDSTPQADAKTLKAVNAVGAPLYGKDPDPTGLSKDDWDRAVAEHDVFEWLQGEPAGSAGADDARIFLASGGFPHTAPQPGSAEYRIAVEDLKSRFAGCAWRDPVDPDKVLGGISATAAAEWQQEIASQQVQRNQVLDANAALATGAKALGELLGQSWIADHLARWQDYWSPGGAGWIGDAPGVIEVHAAKGKCLDVQSAAKTDGTPVQVYTCNGSAAQAWRVYGDDVGLHLQNVNSNKCLDVNGNAAVNGTQIQIWGCHENPAQTWEYNRHATTSLKNVGTGKCLDLHTFADGLNSQLYTCNNTAAQQFDIKPSGHTGQVPPKAQFDQATKGVTDAQAAAKKQLAALKVQAAAAKTAATTSDTAETDAYAVADKNGAPRGRGLLVGEQKAQVTQGASAALAAMVKAGETAEAATRASGGDSETIAQRALAQAAQVKAEFRKEAAHSAELQAKAAADAAKVHRDNARI, encoded by the coding sequence ATGGGCGATGTGCTGCGTCTGGGCGGCCCGTCGATGGCCAAGACCACACAGGGTGGCCTCAACCAGACCCCGGACCAGCTGCGGGTACTGGCCGACCGGCAGTACTGGCAGAAGACTCCGCTCGCCACCGCGTACACGGCGGACCGCGAGGCGGCGGGCAAGGAACTGGACACCCTTGGCGCCCGGCCGGGCGCGTGGCAGAAGCCGCTCTCGGGCCTGGAGAGCCCGGCCGGTTTCACCGACGCCGACTTCCAGTGGCCTCCGGGATCACCCGGGAGCGGGACGGACGACTTCTACTCCCAGACGGGTCTGAGCCCCTGGATCGCCGACCGCTTCTGGAAGAACGAGAGCGACTTCTACCAGGACTCCACCCCCCAGGCCGATGCGAAGACGCTGAAGGCAGTGAACGCCGTCGGCGCTCCGCTCTACGGCAAGGACCCCGACCCCACCGGCCTGTCGAAAGACGACTGGGACCGTGCGGTTGCCGAACACGATGTTTTCGAATGGCTGCAGGGAGAGCCGGCCGGGAGCGCGGGCGCGGACGACGCTCGCATCTTCCTTGCGTCCGGCGGCTTCCCCCACACGGCTCCGCAACCGGGAAGCGCGGAGTACCGGATCGCCGTCGAGGATCTGAAGTCCCGGTTCGCCGGCTGTGCGTGGCGTGACCCGGTCGATCCGGACAAGGTGCTCGGAGGCATATCGGCCACTGCTGCCGCGGAGTGGCAGCAGGAGATCGCCTCCCAGCAGGTGCAGCGCAACCAGGTCCTGGACGCGAACGCCGCCCTCGCCACCGGGGCCAAGGCGCTGGGCGAGCTGCTGGGCCAGTCCTGGATCGCTGACCATCTCGCCCGCTGGCAGGACTACTGGTCGCCGGGCGGTGCCGGATGGATCGGCGACGCCCCGGGGGTGATCGAGGTGCACGCGGCGAAGGGCAAATGCCTGGACGTGCAGAGTGCCGCGAAGACCGACGGCACCCCGGTCCAGGTGTACACGTGCAACGGTTCCGCGGCGCAGGCGTGGCGGGTGTACGGCGACGATGTGGGTCTTCACCTGCAGAACGTGAACTCCAACAAGTGCCTCGACGTGAACGGGAACGCCGCGGTCAACGGCACGCAGATCCAGATCTGGGGGTGCCACGAAAACCCGGCGCAGACCTGGGAGTACAACCGCCACGCCACTACGAGCCTGAAGAACGTCGGTACCGGCAAGTGCCTCGACCTGCACACGTTCGCCGACGGCCTCAACTCGCAGCTGTACACGTGCAACAACACCGCTGCGCAGCAGTTCGACATCAAGCCGTCCGGGCACACCGGTCAGGTTCCGCCGAAGGCACAGTTCGACCAGGCCACCAAGGGCGTCACCGACGCCCAGGCGGCCGCGAAGAAGCAGCTCGCCGCCCTCAAAGTGCAGGCCGCAGCGGCGAAGACGGCCGCCACGACCTCGGACACGGCCGAGACCGACGCGTACGCCGTCGCGGACAAGAACGGCGCGCCACGGGGCCGTGGCCTGCTGGTCGGAGAGCAGAAGGCGCAGGTCACCCAGGGGGCATCTGCCGCTCTTGCGGCGATGGTGAAGGCGGGCGAGACCGCCGAGGCCGCCACCCGCGCGTCCGGTGGGGACAGCGAGACCATCGCGCAGCGGGCGCTCGCCCAGGCCGCGCAGGTGAAGGCGGAGTTCCGTAAGGAAGCGGCGCACAGCGCCGAGCTGCAGGCCAAGGCCGCAGCGGATGCGGCGAAGGTCCACCGGGACAACGCGCGGATCTGA
- a CDS encoding AurF N-oxygenase family protein, with protein MTTATEREVLRDALGLLRDREQVAERLLESSAKHSFDPDKELDWVAPVEDGKWFWPPELVSLYDTPLWRKMSEDQRMELARHEAASLASLGIWFEIILMQLLVRHIYDKSVTSNHVRYALTEIADECRHSMMFARMIQKGGAPSYPVPRMYHNLARVLKTVSTTPGSFAATLLGEEILDYMQRLTFPDERVQTLVRGVTRIHVVEEARHVRYAREELRRQMVTAPRWEQHFTRLSCGEAARVFSTCFINPQVYTNTGLDRREAVAQVKASGHRAEVMQSGAKRLTDFLDDIGVLRGAGRRLWVSSGLLAK; from the coding sequence ATGACGACAGCGACCGAACGCGAAGTGCTCCGTGACGCCCTCGGCCTGCTCAGGGACCGCGAACAAGTGGCCGAGCGCCTCCTCGAATCGTCCGCCAAGCACTCCTTCGACCCGGACAAGGAACTGGACTGGGTGGCCCCCGTCGAGGACGGCAAGTGGTTCTGGCCGCCCGAGCTCGTATCGCTCTACGACACCCCGCTCTGGCGGAAGATGTCCGAGGACCAGCGGATGGAGCTCGCCCGGCACGAAGCGGCCTCGCTCGCCTCGCTCGGCATCTGGTTCGAGATCATCCTGATGCAGCTGCTCGTCCGGCACATCTACGACAAGTCGGTGACCAGCAATCACGTGAGGTACGCGCTCACCGAGATAGCCGACGAGTGCCGGCACTCGATGATGTTCGCCAGGATGATCCAGAAGGGCGGGGCGCCGTCGTACCCGGTCCCGCGGATGTACCACAACCTGGCGCGGGTACTGAAGACCGTCTCGACCACCCCCGGTTCCTTCGCGGCGACCCTGCTGGGCGAGGAGATCCTCGACTACATGCAGCGGCTGACCTTCCCCGACGAGCGCGTACAGACCCTGGTCCGCGGGGTGACCCGGATCCATGTGGTCGAGGAGGCGCGCCATGTCCGTTACGCACGGGAGGAGTTGCGCCGCCAGATGGTCACCGCGCCGCGCTGGGAACAGCACTTCACGAGGCTCAGCTGCGGCGAGGCGGCGCGGGTCTTCTCCACCTGCTTCATCAACCCCCAGGTGTACACGAACACCGGCCTGGACCGCCGCGAGGCCGTCGCCCAGGTCAAGGCGAGCGGCCACCGCGCGGAGGTCATGCAGAGCGGCGCCAAGCGGCTGACGGACTTCCTGGACGACATCGGCGTACTGCGGGGCGCGGGGCGCAGGCTGTGGGTCAGCTCGGGGCTGCTGGCGAAGTAG
- a CDS encoding ferritin-like domain-containing protein, translated as MSTHELYTKGPAEPNWQIPASGSARFSWEYDEGRDRLLALYQKGKDKQWDGAKRIDWSLEVDPYDPLGTPDEAMTLYGTPHWAKMTERDRGELRKHYTSWQFSQFLHGEQGAMVCAARIVESAPDMDAKFYSATQTMDEARHAEIYGRFLHEKIGMLYPINDNLQALLGDTLRDSRWDMPYLGMQVLIEGLALAAFGMIRDTTDKPLPKQILAYVMQDEARHVAFGRMALRDYYKQLTDAELREREEFVIEGCYLMRDRLRGVEVLENFGIAKKEAEELSEQSEFLTLFRQLLFSRIVPCVKDIGLWGKRLQKAYVDMGVFEMGNSNLDLLMSQDEEIAEQLDRERFAQEEQERVAEVESAIADGA; from the coding sequence ATGTCGACGCATGAGCTCTATACCAAGGGACCGGCCGAGCCCAACTGGCAGATACCCGCGTCGGGTTCGGCCCGGTTCAGCTGGGAGTACGACGAAGGGCGCGACCGGCTCCTCGCCCTGTACCAGAAGGGCAAGGACAAGCAGTGGGACGGCGCGAAGCGCATCGACTGGTCGCTCGAAGTGGACCCGTACGACCCGCTCGGTACGCCCGACGAGGCGATGACCCTGTACGGAACGCCCCACTGGGCGAAGATGACCGAACGCGACCGGGGCGAGCTGCGCAAGCACTACACGTCCTGGCAGTTCAGCCAGTTCCTCCACGGTGAGCAGGGCGCGATGGTGTGCGCGGCCCGGATCGTGGAGTCCGCACCCGACATGGACGCCAAGTTCTACTCGGCCACCCAGACCATGGACGAGGCCAGGCACGCCGAGATATACGGCCGCTTCCTGCACGAGAAGATCGGGATGCTCTACCCGATCAACGACAATCTCCAGGCCCTGCTCGGCGACACCCTGCGCGACTCCCGCTGGGACATGCCGTACCTGGGGATGCAGGTCCTCATCGAAGGTCTGGCGCTCGCCGCCTTCGGCATGATCCGCGACACCACCGACAAGCCGCTGCCCAAGCAGATCCTGGCGTACGTGATGCAGGACGAGGCCCGCCACGTGGCCTTCGGGCGGATGGCGCTCCGCGACTACTACAAGCAGCTGACCGACGCCGAACTGCGGGAGCGTGAGGAGTTCGTCATCGAGGGCTGCTACCTGATGCGCGACCGGCTGCGCGGCGTGGAGGTCCTGGAGAACTTCGGCATCGCGAAGAAGGAGGCCGAGGAGCTCTCGGAGCAGTCCGAATTCCTCACGCTCTTCCGGCAGTTGCTGTTCAGTCGGATCGTCCCGTGCGTCAAGGACATCGGCCTCTGGGGCAAGCGGCTGCAGAAGGCGTACGTCGACATGGGCGTCTTCGAGATGGGCAACTCGAACCTGGACCTGCTGATGTCGCAGGACGAGGAGATAGCCGAGCAGCTCGACCGGGAGCGGTTCGCGCAGGAGGAGCAGGAGCGGGTCGCCGAGGTGGAGTCGGCGATCGCGGACGGAGCCTGA
- a CDS encoding SpoIIE family protein phosphatase, whose amino-acid sequence MQVFGMQVVLIVLLVAAAAAVLVLQSRSDSVRGARSRSLAAAEAFAHAPGLPRALRSRDPTAVLEPLAEGARKAADIDFVTVMNTKGIRYTDPQRALIGKRASGDLSRAVAGHPFTEVFYGAPSDAVRAVAPVLDGHGRVVGLVAAGIEISNVTDLVSQRLPLFLGTAAAALALATIGAALVSRRLGRQTHGLGPAEMTRMYEHNDAVLHAVREGVLIIGSDGQILLANDEARRLLSLSPDAELDRVADLGLAPAMERLLTRGEAVTDAVHLTGDRLLAVNMRRTRTRAGLGSRVVTLRDTTELRALTGRAEVARERLQLLYDASGRVGTSLDAVRTAEELAEVAVPRFADFVTVDLTEPVLSGGEPGGAFTSMRRAAVRGVRDSDALDPAGTRIDVVPGTPLAQYLASGEPTLEVDLPGAYDWRQQDPSGGLRAVDEGFGSLIRMPLTARGVVLGLVSFWRAVEREPYEEDDLSFAEELALRAALSVDNARRFTREHTTAVTLQQSLLPHDLPENRALDVAHRYVPARTGVGGDWFDVIPLPGARVALVIGDVVGHGLHAAVTMGRLRTAVHNFSSLDLSPDEILGHLNDLVLTMDEGNSSLGDGTVVTGATCMYAVYESVSGRCTVASAGHLGPALVGPDGTARFPAVPLGPPLGTASLPFETAVLDLAAGSSLVLYTDGLVEERGRDIDVGLELLRTTLEEQAGLDTEPQEMCRSVFDALSPSHREDDVALLVARTRLLDPSSVADWELEADPAAVATVRSEAARRLGEWGLDEIAFNTELILSELLTNAVRYGTAPIHVRLLHSATLTCEVADSSSTSPHLKRAAAMDEGGRGLYLVAQFAERWGTRYPPHGKIIWAEQLLTGPQAQPQQWSVDLDDLDDLDDLEGLGGPEGSGL is encoded by the coding sequence ATGCAGGTGTTCGGTATGCAGGTGGTGCTGATCGTCCTGCTGGTCGCAGCCGCCGCTGCGGTGCTGGTGCTGCAGTCCAGGTCCGACAGTGTGCGCGGGGCGCGGAGCCGCTCGCTGGCCGCGGCCGAGGCATTCGCCCACGCTCCCGGGCTGCCGCGGGCGCTGCGCTCACGCGATCCGACGGCCGTACTGGAGCCGCTGGCGGAGGGCGCCCGCAAAGCGGCCGACATCGACTTCGTCACCGTGATGAACACCAAGGGGATCCGCTACACGGACCCCCAGCGCGCGCTCATCGGCAAGCGGGCCTCAGGTGATCTGAGCAGGGCCGTGGCGGGGCACCCCTTCACCGAGGTCTTCTACGGGGCCCCGTCCGACGCCGTGCGCGCCGTCGCCCCCGTGCTCGACGGCCACGGCCGTGTGGTCGGCCTGGTCGCGGCCGGGATCGAGATCAGCAATGTGACGGATCTGGTCAGCCAGAGGCTGCCGCTCTTCCTCGGCACCGCCGCGGCCGCCCTCGCCCTGGCCACCATCGGGGCGGCGCTCGTCAGCCGCCGGCTCGGCCGCCAGACACACGGTCTGGGACCCGCCGAGATGACCCGGATGTACGAGCACAACGACGCCGTTCTGCACGCGGTGCGCGAGGGCGTGCTCATCATCGGCAGCGACGGGCAGATCCTGCTGGCGAACGACGAGGCGCGCCGGCTGCTCTCCCTGTCGCCCGATGCCGAGCTGGACCGGGTCGCGGACCTCGGGCTCGCCCCGGCCATGGAGCGACTGCTGACCCGGGGCGAGGCGGTGACCGACGCCGTACACCTGACCGGGGACCGGCTGCTGGCGGTCAATATGCGGCGCACCCGGACCCGCGCCGGACTCGGCAGCAGAGTGGTGACCCTGCGGGACACCACCGAACTGCGCGCCCTGACCGGCCGCGCCGAAGTGGCGCGGGAACGGCTGCAGTTGCTGTACGACGCGAGTGGGCGGGTGGGCACATCGCTGGACGCCGTGCGGACGGCCGAGGAGCTGGCGGAAGTGGCCGTGCCGCGGTTCGCCGACTTCGTCACGGTGGATCTGACGGAGCCCGTGCTGTCCGGCGGGGAGCCCGGCGGCGCCTTCACCTCGATGCGGCGGGCTGCCGTGCGCGGTGTCCGCGACAGCGATGCGCTGGACCCGGCCGGCACCCGGATCGACGTGGTGCCCGGCACCCCGCTGGCGCAGTATCTGGCCTCCGGAGAGCCCACTCTGGAGGTCGATCTCCCCGGGGCGTACGACTGGCGGCAGCAGGACCCGTCCGGCGGCCTGCGCGCCGTCGACGAGGGGTTCGGTTCGCTGATCCGGATGCCGCTCACGGCGCGCGGGGTCGTGCTGGGTCTGGTGAGCTTCTGGCGCGCCGTGGAGCGTGAGCCGTACGAGGAGGACGACCTCTCCTTCGCCGAGGAGCTGGCCCTGCGGGCGGCGCTGAGCGTCGACAACGCCCGCCGGTTCACCCGCGAGCACACCACGGCGGTCACCCTCCAGCAGAGCCTGCTCCCCCACGATCTGCCGGAGAACCGGGCCCTGGACGTGGCCCACCGCTATGTTCCCGCCCGGACCGGGGTGGGCGGCGACTGGTTCGACGTCATCCCGCTGCCCGGCGCCCGGGTCGCGCTGGTCATCGGCGATGTCGTGGGGCACGGCCTGCACGCCGCCGTGACCATGGGCCGGCTCCGTACGGCCGTCCACAACTTCTCCTCGCTGGATCTGTCCCCAGACGAGATCCTGGGCCATCTCAACGACCTGGTCCTCACCATGGACGAGGGGAACAGCTCGCTGGGTGACGGCACGGTCGTCACCGGGGCCACCTGTATGTACGCGGTCTACGAGTCCGTGTCGGGCCGCTGCACGGTGGCCAGCGCCGGCCACCTCGGCCCGGCGCTCGTCGGCCCCGACGGAACGGCGCGGTTCCCGGCCGTCCCGCTGGGTCCGCCGCTGGGCACCGCCAGCCTGCCCTTCGAGACCGCGGTGCTCGACCTGGCCGCCGGGAGCAGCCTGGTGCTGTACACCGACGGCCTGGTGGAGGAGCGCGGCCGGGACATCGATGTGGGCCTTGAACTGCTGCGCACCACCCTGGAGGAACAGGCCGGGCTCGACACGGAGCCGCAGGAGATGTGCCGGAGCGTGTTCGACGCGCTGTCGCCCTCGCACCGGGAGGACGACGTCGCCCTCCTCGTGGCCAGGACCCGGCTGCTCGACCCGTCGTCGGTCGCGGACTGGGAGCTGGAGGCCGATCCGGCGGCGGTCGCCACGGTACGGTCCGAGGCGGCCCGCAGACTCGGCGAATGGGGCCTGGACGAGATCGCGTTCAACACCGAGCTCATCCTGAGCGAACTGCTCACCAACGCGGTCCGCTACGGCACCGCCCCGATCCACGTGCGGCTGCTCCACAGTGCGACCCTGACCTGCGAGGTCGCCGACAGCAGCAGCACCTCACCGCATCTGAAGCGGGCGGCGGCTATGGACGAGGGCGGGCGCGGGCTCTATCTCGTCGCGCAGTTCGCGGAGCGCTGGGGCACTCGGTATCCGCCGCACGGAAAGATCATCTGGGCCGAGCAACTCCTCACCGGGCCACAGGCGCAGCCCCAGCAGTGGTCCGTGGACCTGGACGATCTGGATGACCTCGATGACCTGGAAGGCCTGGGAGGCCCGGAGGGCTCTGGCCTGTGA
- a CDS encoding amidase encodes MNAAVAEALGRIARLDPALSAFTEVWPDAPPGGPSPGGPAGHPVDGGPPRSGVPLSGMPLSGVPFAVKGPSGIRGYAARRLRAAGAVPVGSTAVPGPGTHWQTWGLGAHGPTRNPWRPDRTPGGSSAGSAVAVATGMVPLATGSDGAGSVRIPAAWCGVLGLRTTAGLLPSPDRTGLASAGVLAAGADGAQAYLRAVTGRYEPSLPEFPVPAVWSADLGFAAVDDEVERVARRAVERMAAAGLVRLDATSYDLLDPCDAWLAVRGGQPDLATAVRAENDHRLASLFARTPLLLTPVTPNRPHGHEGPGERYSTSLTWAFNLSGHPAASIPAGFGPDGCPVGLQIVAAPGQDASLVEMARAAESITERSAWSASPH; translated from the coding sequence ATGAACGCGGCGGTGGCGGAAGCGCTGGGACGGATCGCACGGCTGGACCCCGCGCTCAGCGCCTTCACCGAGGTCTGGCCGGACGCGCCGCCGGGCGGCCCATCGCCGGGCGGCCCAGCGGGCCACCCGGTGGACGGCGGGCCGCCGCGCTCCGGGGTTCCGCTCTCCGGGATGCCGCTCTCCGGGGTTCCGTTCGCGGTGAAGGGCCCGTCCGGCATCCGCGGGTACGCGGCCCGGCGGCTGCGGGCCGCGGGCGCCGTCCCGGTCGGCTCGACGGCGGTGCCCGGGCCCGGGACGCACTGGCAGACCTGGGGTCTCGGCGCACACGGTCCCACCCGCAATCCATGGCGCCCGGACCGTACCCCGGGCGGTTCGTCGGCCGGGTCGGCCGTGGCTGTGGCCACCGGCATGGTCCCGCTGGCCACCGGGAGCGACGGTGCGGGATCGGTGCGGATACCGGCCGCGTGGTGCGGCGTGCTGGGCCTCAGGACGACGGCGGGGCTGCTGCCGTCGCCGGACAGGACCGGGCTGGCGTCGGCGGGTGTCCTGGCGGCCGGCGCCGACGGGGCGCAGGCGTATCTGCGCGCGGTGACGGGCCGGTACGAACCGTCCCTGCCGGAGTTCCCGGTGCCCGCCGTATGGTCGGCCGACCTGGGCTTCGCCGCGGTGGACGACGAGGTGGAACGGGTCGCGAGGCGGGCCGTGGAGCGGATGGCGGCGGCCGGTCTCGTACGCCTCGACGCCACCTCGTACGACCTGCTCGACCCGTGCGACGCCTGGCTGGCGGTGCGCGGCGGGCAGCCTGACCTGGCCACGGCGGTCCGCGCGGAGAACGACCACCGGCTGGCGTCCCTCTTCGCCCGGACCCCGTTGCTGCTCACACCGGTGACACCGAATCGGCCGCATGGCCACGAAGGACCGGGCGAACGGTACTCGACCTCGCTGACCTGGGCTTTCAACCTCAGTGGCCATCCGGCGGCGAGCATTCCCGCAGGGTTCGGGCCTGACGGGTGCCCGGTGGGGCTGCAGATCGTCGCGGCACCCGGGCAGGACGCCTCGCTGGTGGAGATGGCGCGGGCCGCCGAGTCGATCACGGAAAGAAGCGCTTGGTCCGCTTCGCCCCACTAA